The following are encoded in a window of Saccharicrinis carchari genomic DNA:
- a CDS encoding glycoside hydrolase family 130 protein has product MKTIQTGEFKTDKMDIAKRFKNNPILRPKDIKPSSKEMYIECLLNPGVFQFDGKTWMLCRVAERTKQIEGSIKVPVLDANGKAEILTFDQNDPKLDDSDPRVITYDGKNYLTTLSHLRLVNSKDGKVFTEPDSYKSINGKGEYESFGIEDCRVSQIGEEYHLTYTMVSEIAVGVGYMSTKDWKSFKRQGMIFPPHNKDCAIFDTKINNKYYALHRPSSPELGGNYIWIAESPDMLHWGKHQCIAVTRSGMWDSARVGAGAAPIATSEGWLEIYHGADENNRYCLGALLLDRDNPAKVISRSMKPIMEPIMEYEKEGFFGNVIFTNGHIVNGDTITLYYGASDEVICGAELSIQEILDSLK; this is encoded by the coding sequence TTGAAAACAATACAAACAGGTGAATTTAAAACAGATAAGATGGATATTGCTAAACGATTTAAAAATAATCCGATTCTTAGGCCCAAGGATATAAAACCAAGCTCAAAGGAGATGTATATCGAATGCCTCCTTAATCCGGGCGTTTTTCAGTTCGATGGGAAAACTTGGATGCTGTGCCGGGTTGCCGAAAGAACCAAACAGATAGAGGGGAGTATCAAAGTCCCCGTTTTAGATGCGAATGGTAAAGCCGAGATCCTAACCTTCGATCAGAACGACCCCAAGCTTGATGATTCCGATCCAAGAGTAATAACATACGATGGTAAAAATTACCTTACCACTTTATCCCATTTACGTTTGGTCAACAGTAAGGATGGAAAAGTTTTTACAGAACCGGACTCCTATAAGTCAATTAATGGTAAAGGGGAATATGAGTCGTTTGGAATAGAGGATTGCAGGGTTTCCCAAATAGGCGAAGAATATCACCTTACCTACACCATGGTTTCAGAAATTGCGGTAGGTGTAGGGTATATGTCAACAAAAGATTGGAAGAGCTTTAAAAGGCAGGGCATGATTTTCCCTCCCCACAATAAGGACTGTGCAATCTTCGACACAAAAATCAACAATAAATATTATGCACTTCACCGGCCAAGCAGTCCTGAACTGGGGGGTAATTATATCTGGATAGCCGAGTCCCCTGATATGCTTCATTGGGGCAAACACCAATGCATTGCAGTAACACGATCAGGAATGTGGGACAGCGCAAGGGTAGGGGCAGGAGCTGCACCAATTGCAACATCCGAAGGATGGTTGGAGATATACCATGGCGCAGATGAGAACAACCGATACTGCCTGGGCGCACTCCTTCTTGATAGGGATAATCCGGCCAAGGTTATTTCAAGAAGTATGAAACCCATCATGGAGCCCATTATGGAATACGAAAAAGAAGGGTTTTTTGGAAATGTGATTTTTACCAATGGCCATATTGTAAACGGCGATACAATTACACTCTATTACGGAGCTAGCGATGAAGTAATCTGCGGAGCAGAACTTTCCATTCAAGAAATCCTGGATTCATTGAAGTAA
- a CDS encoding glycoside hydrolase family 43 protein, whose product MYLKHVFIAIGILLLVSCQQKAPVSFEPQNPLPVKLADPYILKASDGLYYMVGTGEVKDGFKMYSSTDLNEWKDEGRIYQGNTGSSWNVASFWAPELYERNGKFYLFYSADWRENPNNDLETFRIGVAVSDSPTGPYADMFNRPVFDPGYPIIDANLLFEDGKVYLYYSRACYKHPVESEVAVWAREKGMYDEIEESWIYGVEMKPDFSGVIGEPQVLLRPPLTMDDQQAEWESRSVTSGEVNRRWTEGSYIFKHNDIFYMMYSANFYGGKNYAVGYATSKSPLGLFTKADNNPVLEKNVEKGGIVTGTGHNSVTVAPDGKQMLCVYHGRTSKTGDQRVVFIDLMEIREDGILVVHGPTTRD is encoded by the coding sequence ATGTATTTAAAACATGTATTTATTGCTATCGGAATTTTGTTATTGGTTTCGTGCCAACAAAAAGCACCGGTATCTTTTGAACCGCAAAACCCCTTGCCGGTAAAGCTGGCCGATCCATACATTCTTAAAGCTTCGGATGGCCTATATTATATGGTGGGAACGGGCGAGGTCAAGGATGGCTTCAAAATGTATTCGTCCACCGATTTAAATGAATGGAAAGACGAAGGTCGCATTTATCAAGGCAATACCGGCAGCTCCTGGAACGTGGCCAGTTTTTGGGCCCCCGAACTGTACGAACGCAACGGAAAATTTTATCTGTTTTATAGTGCCGATTGGCGCGAAAACCCAAACAATGATCTGGAAACGTTCCGTATTGGTGTAGCGGTATCCGATTCGCCCACCGGTCCTTACGCTGATATGTTCAACCGCCCGGTATTTGACCCAGGTTATCCCATTATCGATGCCAATCTCCTTTTCGAAGACGGTAAGGTATATCTTTATTATTCCCGCGCATGTTATAAACACCCTGTGGAGAGTGAAGTGGCGGTATGGGCACGCGAAAAGGGCATGTATGATGAGATAGAAGAAAGCTGGATTTACGGCGTGGAGATGAAGCCCGACTTTTCGGGTGTTATCGGGGAGCCCCAAGTGTTGCTCCGTCCGCCGCTCACCATGGACGACCAACAGGCTGAATGGGAAAGCCGGTCTGTAACCTCGGGGGAGGTGAACAGGCGTTGGACCGAAGGTTCCTACATATTTAAGCATAACGACATCTTTTACATGATGTATTCGGCCAATTTTTATGGCGGAAAAAACTATGCCGTGGGATACGCCACCTCCAAATCGCCTTTAGGCCTGTTTACTAAAGCGGACAATAACCCTGTGCTGGAAAAGAACGTGGAGAAAGGTGGGATCGTCACCGGTACCGGTCACAATTCGGTTACCGTTGCACCCGACGGGAAACAGATGCTGTGCGTTTATCACGGGCGTACCTCAAAAACGGGCGACCAGCGGGTGGTGTTTATCGACCTTATGGAAATACGGGAAGATGGTATCTTGGTGGTACATGGCCCAACCACGCGCGACTAG
- a CDS encoding LamG-like jellyroll fold domain-containing protein, whose translation MRYVNRIIPHWLIIIFSISASQLSGQQIDIPRISLMPNFPQPYEMRDWKKVAGGYDSIVFNQNLVGEHLPLVFSRNNSLNYPGLPSFGLHTAVGTNAPSSGEAINVIPAVVGASLVGIDKTNQFGNNWVSMVREFFNKRPQENIYLNHPQTSSGNDWWYETMPNVFFMQLKDLYPEIQIFDDQLPVMANQWMRALRKMGASDTPWASPYMNYRAWSMSTMDPLDEGVKQPEAAGAIAWILYNTYVETGQKEYLKGAEWAMEFLNEWADNPSYELQLPYGVYTAARMNAEMATRYDIEKMVNWCFDRGDLRGWGAIVGRWGDLDCSGLIGEANDNGNDYAFLMNGFQQAGALVPMLRYDERFSKSIAKWVLNMANASRLLYPAYLPPNMQDNATWSETYDPNSYIAYEALREVKNNEEPYATGDAIAGGWAQTNLMLYGSSHVGTLAAIIDTTNIEGILQLDLLKTDYFGQEAFPSYLYYNPFEQAHSVNFYLPEGTFKLYDAISNQFIGHGQSGVSSIELSAGSAVMIVIVPQEAEIEYTNNKTIANGVIIDFNNGLPTENLPPRIKALASADSTLEINKSTTIYCTAYDANNEELTYSWFIGNSVSMATSEIKYDAPKDVGKYTIACKVENKSGLTDSLSIQIDVVERIPHPPKILSITATPRKCKPGEKIALLCNAQDYYNDPLQYAWETKLSGAIAGDGESVTLTAPEEEGNYYILCKVSNPDNLFAKDSVQIIVRDFQDNPAGDRVAFYKLRGNADDDSGNNLHGIVGGGITWTDDMNGNNNHAARFDGSSANILMPSSEKLNFSEEISISIFLKIDELSTKEQHPISHGSWENRFKISITDNKLRFTVNSSESIRDLDSESSLTAGEWYHVVALYDGVNMEIWLNGELDSFANHSGTINQSPVNMVLGQNLPGNNEYNFMGDMAMVSIFNFALTPAQINKVQLLEDVGITHPSTNKDLVIYPNPVNNLVVNLLFDTSDVEYVQYQIFDIKGSLAFYESHSLSDDGQTPLTINLPSSFLSGLYFLRILTNNKTLSTRFMISE comes from the coding sequence ATGAGATATGTAAACAGAATCATACCCCATTGGCTAATAATTATATTTTCAATTTCGGCCAGTCAACTATCGGGGCAACAAATAGATATTCCCAGGATTAGCTTAATGCCCAACTTCCCCCAACCATACGAAATGCGGGATTGGAAAAAAGTTGCCGGCGGTTATGATTCCATCGTTTTTAATCAAAATCTTGTTGGTGAGCACCTACCTCTGGTCTTTTCCCGGAATAATTCGCTTAACTACCCGGGACTTCCAAGCTTCGGCTTGCACACTGCGGTTGGAACAAACGCGCCAAGCTCCGGTGAGGCCATCAACGTAATTCCTGCCGTTGTTGGTGCAAGCTTGGTGGGTATAGATAAAACCAATCAGTTTGGCAACAACTGGGTGTCCATGGTAAGAGAGTTTTTTAACAAACGCCCACAGGAGAATATATATCTGAATCATCCTCAAACGAGTTCGGGCAACGACTGGTGGTACGAAACCATGCCCAATGTTTTTTTTATGCAACTAAAAGATTTGTACCCTGAAATTCAAATCTTTGATGATCAACTACCGGTCATGGCCAACCAATGGATGCGAGCGCTACGAAAAATGGGCGCATCCGATACCCCTTGGGCATCGCCCTATATGAACTACCGCGCATGGAGCATGTCAACAATGGATCCGCTGGATGAAGGCGTTAAACAACCCGAAGCCGCAGGAGCAATAGCGTGGATCCTCTATAATACTTATGTGGAGACAGGACAAAAGGAATATTTAAAGGGCGCTGAGTGGGCGATGGAATTTTTAAATGAGTGGGCCGACAATCCTTCCTATGAGTTGCAATTGCCTTACGGCGTTTATACTGCTGCAAGAATGAACGCAGAGATGGCTACTCGATACGATATTGAAAAAATGGTAAACTGGTGCTTCGATAGAGGCGATCTTAGAGGGTGGGGAGCGATAGTTGGTAGATGGGGAGATTTGGATTGCTCCGGGCTTATTGGCGAAGCGAACGATAATGGAAATGATTATGCCTTTTTGATGAACGGTTTTCAACAAGCGGGGGCACTTGTACCGATGCTCCGGTATGATGAACGGTTTTCAAAAAGCATCGCCAAGTGGGTCTTGAATATGGCCAACGCATCACGACTCCTTTACCCTGCTTACCTCCCTCCTAATATGCAGGACAATGCAACTTGGTCCGAAACTTACGATCCAAACTCCTACATAGCATACGAAGCACTGCGAGAGGTCAAGAACAACGAAGAACCCTACGCAACCGGGGATGCTATTGCTGGCGGATGGGCGCAAACCAATTTAATGCTGTACGGTTCGTCCCACGTTGGCACATTGGCTGCCATTATCGACACAACCAATATAGAAGGAATCCTTCAGCTGGATTTGCTCAAAACAGATTACTTTGGTCAAGAAGCCTTCCCCTCTTATCTTTATTATAACCCATTTGAACAAGCCCATTCAGTTAATTTCTATTTACCCGAAGGCACTTTTAAATTATACGATGCCATTTCTAATCAGTTTATCGGCCATGGGCAATCAGGTGTTTCCAGTATTGAATTATCTGCGGGCAGCGCTGTCATGATTGTGATAGTGCCACAGGAGGCAGAGATAGAATATACAAACAATAAAACAATTGCCAACGGTGTAATTATTGACTTTAATAATGGATTGCCCACGGAAAATTTACCTCCCCGAATAAAAGCATTGGCAAGTGCCGACAGCACCTTAGAAATAAATAAATCAACGACTATTTACTGTACGGCATACGATGCCAACAACGAGGAGCTTACATATTCTTGGTTTATAGGGAACTCCGTATCCATGGCTACTAGTGAGATAAAGTACGATGCGCCAAAAGATGTCGGTAAATATACAATTGCTTGCAAAGTTGAAAACAAAAGTGGTTTAACAGACTCCTTATCAATACAAATAGATGTAGTAGAACGAATCCCGCACCCTCCCAAAATACTTTCTATCACAGCCACTCCCAGAAAATGCAAACCTGGAGAGAAAATCGCGCTGTTATGTAATGCGCAGGATTATTACAACGACCCTTTGCAATACGCATGGGAAACAAAGTTAAGTGGTGCTATCGCAGGCGATGGTGAGTCTGTTACCTTAACCGCTCCCGAGGAAGAGGGGAATTACTACATCTTATGCAAAGTGAGCAATCCGGATAATCTGTTTGCCAAAGATAGTGTGCAAATTATTGTTCGGGACTTTCAGGATAATCCCGCGGGGGACAGAGTCGCATTTTATAAATTAAGAGGGAATGCCGATGACGATAGCGGAAATAATCTTCATGGGATTGTTGGTGGAGGGATAACCTGGACCGACGATATGAACGGGAACAATAATCATGCGGCACGCTTTGACGGTTCCTCGGCCAATATTTTAATGCCTTCATCCGAAAAATTAAACTTTTCCGAGGAAATCTCAATTTCTATCTTTTTAAAGATAGATGAGCTTTCCACCAAAGAGCAGCATCCCATTTCGCATGGAAGCTGGGAAAACAGATTTAAGATATCTATTACCGACAACAAGTTGCGATTTACGGTCAATTCTAGCGAAAGCATAAGAGATCTTGATTCCGAGTCTAGCCTAACAGCAGGCGAATGGTACCATGTGGTAGCATTGTATGACGGGGTAAATATGGAGATTTGGTTGAACGGAGAACTGGATTCCTTCGCAAATCATTCAGGGACAATTAACCAATCCCCTGTAAATATGGTTTTGGGCCAAAATTTACCCGGAAATAATGAGTATAACTTTATGGGCGATATGGCTATGGTTAGCATCTTCAACTTTGCCCTTACGCCTGCTCAAATTAATAAGGTACAACTTTTGGAAGATGTAGGAATCACACATCCATCCACCAATAAAGATTTAGTTATATACCCAAATCCAGTTAACAATTTAGTTGTTAATTTACTTTTTGATACCAGTGATGTGGAGTATGTTCAGTATCAAATTTTTGATATTAAAGGAAGTCTGGCCTTTTATGAGAGCCACAGTTTATCTGATGATGGACAAACACCATTGACTATTAACTTACCTTCTAGCTTTTTGTCGGGATTGTATTTTTTGAGAATTTTAACAAATAACAAGACTCTATCTACGCGCTTTATGATTTCCGAATAA
- a CDS encoding hybrid sensor histidine kinase/response regulator transcription factor, which translates to MSLLGSGLIWQSLRITNEMGLSNSAVNNIYQDSRGFMWFGTWDGLNRYDSKSIKTYVPDIFDKNAISNNIIRRIIEDKHNNLWIVTEQGLNRYSYDFDNFTCWFTELAAHRVKEQSLKARIAYDGNIWVNAFGVGIFKFSTDQDNFIPIEFPTLGEQTVRSIDLFLPLQDNLFILSQDSLIVMDSHSLQVLNRIHLLTHYPNLNLSTAEERWLFEFEEIPYLALSQRKGGLFFINLSNWEVTSIHPQDPAFVVTTIETSGDKDFLWVGTDDGNIFKVRPNDHFTTQSVINQIPELADKKVKIWSILETADDLLWIGTDGEGVFRSHLMPKPFYQIGRGEAKTRQLNHQIVRSIYEDKKGGLWVGTRGNGLNLIPYKDGETKYFNTSNGLTNNAVLSLQEDGFGNLWIGHDGFGIDVLDMETGEFFHFPSELKGGEDLEFGSVYAICIDAFDQIWLGTSGYGILGLNIKKEEGEFVLINHMHIKGGSMDDPLQSNVVYAIVEEKPNILWLGTRGAGIYRLNTITGQMENYTLDTIEKPGLSDNDILSLHIGRNNNLWVGSSGGLNKVDINYLPYSFEYYTIKDGLPNNSVHGILQDKKGNLWISTNNGLSKFFVSEEKFLNFNSADGLQSNEFSDGAARIGQKTGKFYFGGINGLDWFYPENIQISEKAPELIFTNFILYNKKVLPSDSTAILNKNIDELDEIVLKYDQNFFTVEFTTLNYINPDKSLFEYKLENFNPDWVSVENQREANFTNVPPGEYKLFVRATNEDGVWSKEARFISIIVKPPFWMTWPAYSIYTFLIVILVYIVFKYQNKRIKVKHQIAFEKLQHQKEIELNQYKLKFFTNLAHEFGTPLTLIFASAASLLNPNKKPKEASALTKTIYQNSRRMQRLVQELLEFRKVDTGREKLEPRPVEIIGVMNNIVDVFSHFARENGIELSFEPELDELHCLLDSQKLDKIMLNLLSNSIKNTPEGGSVALRLKLIGETIFIEVEDTGVGIAPNIAANIFDSYYQQAPDLKRSTKTFRGIGIGLAYTKSLVELHGGNISVKSKLEQGSTFTVAIPFQAVEPDMSIAAQSSSLIGRNQLLSNISEKLTEYSEGDESLSSLKADLWTTPKKYKVLVAEDDPELSNLLYKMLSEQYDVYLVQNGKQALEVINEKRVDVIVSDVMMPEMDGLTLCKTIKADVLTSHIPVILLTVRSQIEDEIEGLEMGADAYIPKPFHPKHLFVRVERLLKSREQVLEYFRTNFGTPTYDLKQDYSSRDKELLKKCVAFVEANYADENIDADKMASDLAMSKAQLYRKVKALTGFTPHGLIKDYRLKQARQLISEGKHSISDIIFMTGFNNRTYFYRSYKELFGETPSKFNKMV; encoded by the coding sequence ATGAGTCTTTTAGGTAGTGGGTTGATATGGCAATCGTTAAGGATCACCAATGAGATGGGTCTCTCAAACAGTGCCGTAAATAATATTTACCAAGATTCTCGCGGATTTATGTGGTTTGGTACTTGGGATGGCCTTAACCGTTACGATAGCAAGAGTATTAAAACATATGTACCCGATATATTTGACAAGAACGCCATTAGCAATAATATTATTAGACGAATAATTGAAGACAAGCACAACAATCTTTGGATCGTTACCGAGCAAGGGCTTAATCGGTATTCGTACGATTTTGACAATTTTACTTGCTGGTTTACTGAACTTGCAGCGCATCGCGTAAAAGAGCAAAGTTTGAAAGCGCGAATTGCTTACGATGGAAATATTTGGGTAAATGCGTTTGGCGTAGGAATTTTTAAATTCTCCACCGACCAAGATAATTTTATACCTATAGAGTTCCCCACGCTGGGCGAACAAACAGTAAGAAGCATCGATCTTTTTTTACCTCTACAGGATAACCTATTTATCTTAAGTCAAGACTCCTTGATCGTGATGGATTCCCATTCATTACAAGTTTTGAACAGAATCCATTTACTTACACATTACCCAAATCTAAATTTATCGACTGCTGAGGAGCGTTGGCTTTTTGAGTTTGAAGAGATTCCCTATTTGGCTCTTAGCCAAAGGAAAGGCGGACTGTTCTTTATCAACCTCAGCAATTGGGAAGTAACATCCATCCACCCCCAGGATCCAGCGTTTGTTGTAACCACAATTGAAACATCAGGAGATAAAGATTTCTTGTGGGTGGGCACAGATGACGGGAATATTTTCAAGGTACGCCCTAACGATCATTTTACTACCCAATCGGTCATAAATCAAATTCCGGAACTTGCAGATAAGAAAGTTAAGATTTGGTCGATCCTGGAAACAGCCGATGATTTGCTTTGGATCGGGACAGATGGCGAGGGGGTATTTAGAAGCCACTTAATGCCCAAGCCTTTTTATCAGATCGGGAGAGGGGAAGCAAAAACTCGTCAGTTAAACCACCAAATCGTACGATCTATTTATGAAGATAAGAAAGGAGGTTTATGGGTAGGAACAAGAGGTAACGGCTTGAACCTTATTCCGTATAAGGATGGGGAAACGAAGTATTTCAATACATCCAATGGCCTGACGAACAATGCGGTTTTATCGCTCCAAGAGGATGGGTTTGGTAATTTATGGATCGGGCACGATGGTTTTGGGATAGATGTTTTAGACATGGAGACAGGGGAATTCTTTCATTTCCCTTCCGAGCTTAAAGGGGGTGAGGATCTGGAATTTGGTTCGGTATATGCAATTTGTATCGATGCTTTTGATCAAATATGGCTGGGAACGAGCGGTTATGGCATCTTGGGGCTAAACATCAAAAAGGAAGAAGGGGAGTTCGTACTTATTAACCATATGCATATTAAAGGGGGAAGTATGGACGATCCGCTTCAAAGCAATGTTGTTTATGCTATTGTAGAAGAGAAACCAAACATTCTATGGTTAGGTACTCGGGGAGCCGGGATTTATAGGTTAAATACAATCACTGGCCAAATGGAAAACTATACACTTGACACAATAGAAAAACCAGGCCTTAGCGACAATGACATTCTCAGTCTGCATATTGGAAGAAACAATAATTTATGGGTGGGTAGCAGCGGTGGGCTGAATAAGGTGGATATTAATTATTTGCCATATAGTTTCGAATACTACACCATTAAGGACGGATTGCCCAATAATAGTGTACATGGTATATTGCAAGATAAAAAAGGCAATCTATGGATAAGTACCAATAATGGATTGAGTAAGTTTTTTGTGAGCGAAGAGAAATTCCTCAATTTTAATAGTGCAGATGGATTGCAAAGCAATGAGTTTAGTGATGGAGCTGCCCGTATAGGGCAGAAAACTGGTAAGTTTTATTTCGGGGGAATAAATGGCTTAGATTGGTTTTACCCGGAGAACATCCAAATCTCAGAGAAAGCACCAGAACTAATCTTTACAAATTTTATACTTTACAATAAAAAGGTTTTACCTAGTGACTCGACTGCCATACTAAATAAAAACATTGATGAACTTGACGAGATTGTTCTCAAATATGATCAGAACTTTTTTACGGTCGAATTTACTACGCTAAATTATATAAACCCTGACAAGAGTTTATTTGAATATAAGCTGGAGAATTTTAACCCTGATTGGGTTTCTGTTGAGAATCAACGTGAAGCTAATTTCACAAACGTTCCTCCGGGAGAATACAAGTTATTTGTAAGAGCGACAAATGAAGATGGAGTTTGGTCAAAGGAAGCCAGATTCATCTCCATAATTGTAAAGCCACCCTTTTGGATGACTTGGCCAGCCTATTCGATCTATACTTTCCTCATTGTAATTTTGGTATATATTGTTTTTAAATACCAGAACAAAAGAATAAAAGTAAAACATCAAATCGCATTCGAAAAGCTTCAGCATCAGAAAGAAATAGAATTAAACCAATACAAGTTGAAGTTTTTCACAAACCTTGCCCATGAGTTTGGCACACCGCTTACTTTAATTTTTGCATCTGCCGCAAGTTTGTTAAACCCCAATAAAAAACCGAAGGAAGCCTCAGCGTTAACAAAAACCATTTACCAAAATTCCAGGCGTATGCAAAGGCTCGTTCAGGAATTACTGGAGTTCAGGAAGGTTGATACAGGGCGGGAGAAGCTTGAACCAAGACCGGTTGAAATCATAGGTGTGATGAATAATATCGTGGATGTTTTTAGTCATTTTGCGCGTGAGAATGGAATAGAGCTTAGTTTTGAGCCTGAGTTGGATGAACTTCATTGTCTCCTTGATTCGCAAAAACTGGATAAAATAATGCTAAACCTACTAAGTAACTCAATTAAAAATACACCTGAAGGTGGAAGTGTGGCGCTCAGGTTGAAACTGATCGGTGAAACTATCTTTATAGAGGTAGAGGATACCGGAGTAGGTATTGCTCCCAACATAGCGGCAAATATATTCGACAGCTATTACCAACAAGCACCTGATTTAAAAAGGTCTACAAAAACATTTAGGGGGATTGGGATTGGCCTTGCATACACAAAAAGTCTTGTGGAACTTCATGGGGGAAATATATCTGTTAAAAGTAAGTTGGAACAGGGGAGTACATTTACTGTTGCCATACCGTTTCAAGCTGTGGAGCCAGATATGAGCATAGCTGCGCAATCGTCAAGCCTAATAGGGAGGAATCAACTTTTGAGTAATATATCTGAAAAACTTACGGAATATTCAGAGGGGGATGAATCTTTGTCCTCGTTAAAGGCGGACTTGTGGACAACGCCTAAAAAATATAAGGTGCTTGTTGCCGAAGACGATCCTGAACTTTCCAACTTGCTTTATAAAATGCTCTCTGAGCAGTACGATGTTTATCTTGTGCAGAACGGGAAGCAAGCCCTTGAAGTGATAAACGAAAAAAGAGTGGATGTGATCGTTAGTGATGTTATGATGCCCGAAATGGATGGCTTAACCTTGTGCAAAACTATTAAAGCAGACGTTCTGACCAGCCATATCCCTGTTATTCTGCTTACTGTCCGTTCCCAAATAGAGGATGAAATCGAGGGATTGGAAATGGGGGCTGACGCTTATATCCCCAAACCATTTCATCCAAAGCACCTTTTTGTAAGAGTTGAACGACTTCTGAAATCAAGAGAGCAGGTTTTAGAATATTTCAGAACAAATTTTGGTACACCTACTTATGATCTCAAACAGGATTATTCTTCCAGGGATAAAGAGCTGCTAAAAAAATGTGTTGCTTTTGTTGAGGCCAACTATGCCGATGAAAATATTGATGCAGATAAAATGGCTTCGGATTTAGCTATGAGCAAAGCTCAACTATACAGAAAAGTAAAAGCTTTGACTGGATTTACACCCCATGGCTTGATTAAAGACTACAGATTAAAACAAGCGAGACAATTGATTTCTGAAGGTAAACATTCCATATCGGACATAATTTTTATGACAGGATTTAATAATCGCACCTATTTTTACCGTTCGTACAAGGAGCTTTTTGGAGAGACCCCAAGTAAGTTCAATAAGATGGTCTGA
- a CDS encoding aldose epimerase family protein → MKNILFLMLTATTLLLAGCNPTAKTDSDKKTCSDLKRDDFKTELNGVETNLYFLRNGDISAAITNYGGRIVSLCAPGRDGKLADVVLGFNSIDEYVGAKEVYHGALIGRVGNRIAKGKFTLDGMEYTLPINNDPNHLHGGPGGFHNVVWSVKSANDTSLILTHLSKDGEMGYPGNLYVAVTYTLTVKNELTIDYKATTDKATPVNLTNHAFFNLAGEGSGASINEHLLTINADLFTAVDSTLIPLGENVPVERTPFDFRQAKAIGTDLPQQDNDEQLNNGLGYDHNFAINKNEAGGMTWAATVVEPTSGRKMTVYTEEPGLQFYGGNFMDGSDIGKSGVPYGYRQSFALETQHFPDSPNQPNFPSIILNPGEVYETATIYRFSVDK, encoded by the coding sequence ATGAAAAATATTTTATTTCTTATGCTAACCGCCACCACCCTACTACTGGCAGGATGTAATCCAACAGCAAAGACAGATAGCGACAAAAAAACATGTTCCGATTTAAAAAGGGATGATTTTAAAACAGAGTTAAACGGGGTCGAAACCAACCTTTATTTTCTTCGCAACGGTGATATTTCGGCCGCCATCACCAATTATGGTGGACGTATCGTTAGCCTGTGTGCACCAGGGCGTGACGGTAAGTTGGCCGACGTGGTATTGGGATTCAACAGCATCGACGAATATGTGGGTGCAAAGGAAGTGTACCACGGCGCCTTGATTGGCCGAGTGGGCAACCGCATTGCCAAAGGAAAATTTACACTGGACGGGATGGAATATACCTTGCCTATTAACAATGACCCCAATCATTTGCACGGTGGCCCTGGTGGTTTTCATAACGTGGTGTGGAGCGTAAAATCAGCCAACGACACCTCTTTGATATTGACACATTTGTCTAAGGACGGCGAAATGGGCTATCCCGGCAACCTATATGTAGCGGTAACCTACACGCTCACAGTTAAAAATGAATTGACCATCGATTACAAAGCCACCACTGACAAGGCCACCCCCGTAAACCTGACCAACCATGCTTTTTTTAACTTGGCAGGCGAAGGCAGCGGCGCCAGCATTAACGAGCACTTGCTGACCATCAACGCCGATCTTTTTACGGCGGTTGATAGCACATTAATTCCCCTGGGCGAAAATGTGCCCGTTGAAAGAACGCCTTTCGACTTTAGACAAGCCAAAGCTATCGGGACCGATTTGCCGCAGCAAGACAACGATGAACAACTGAATAATGGTTTGGGCTACGATCACAACTTCGCAATCAATAAAAACGAAGCTGGTGGCATGACATGGGCAGCTACCGTGGTAGAACCTACAAGCGGACGAAAAATGACCGTTTATACCGAAGAACCCGGGCTACAGTTTTACGGCGGCAACTTCATGGACGGATCCGACATAGGTAAAAGCGGAGTCCCCTATGGGTACCGTCAATCATTTGCTCTTGAAACGCAGCATTTCCCCGACTCGCCAAACCAACCCAATTTTCCATCCATAATCCTAAATCCGGGAGAGGTATATGAAACCGCCACCATTTATAGGTTTAGTGTGGATAAATAA